ATGGAAAAATAATTGCTGATGGGCCAAAAGCAAAAATTATAAGTTCATTTGCAAATAGTCAAAAAATTACTAAGAGAGTATCAAGAGATTAATATGAGAAATGAAGAAGACATAAGTTTTGTAAATACACTTTACGCTCAAGAAAATGCAAAAATAAATGGAAAAGCTTTACTTTTATTCTTTTTAATATTTATTTTTTTTTCTTTTGCAATTTATTGGGCATATATTTCTCTTATAGATGAATTAGCAAGAGGTGAAGGTAAAGTAATACCTTCTGAAAAGATACAGACTATTCAGAGTTTAGATGGTGGTATAATCTCAGATATCTTAGTTAGTGAAGGTCAAATAGTAAAAATAAACCAACCTCTAATGAAAATTGATACTACAAGGTTTCAGGCTTCACTTGAAGAGAATAAAAAGACATATTATCATTTACTTATTACAAAAATTAGACTAGAAGCCGAATCTCAAATAGATATTTCTAAAACTATACCAGAACTTAAATTTTCCAAAGAAATTCTTTTAGAAGCAAAAGTTTTTGCAAATGATGATCAGAATCTTTTTAGGAAAAGAATAGAAGAACTAAAAAGTACAGTTAGAATTCTAGATGGACAATATAAACAGAAAAAGCAAGAACTTATAGAGACAAAAAGTAAAAGTTATCAGTTAAGTAGAAGTTTAAAGATCCTTGCAGAAGAAAGAGATACTATTGCAAAATTAGTTGCAAGAAGATCTAGGTCGAATGTTGATTTATTAAAATTAAAAAAAGAATATAGTCAGCTTGATGGAGAATTAAGATCAACTAGATTATCCATTCCAAGACTTCAATTTGCAATACAAGAAGCTAGAAATAGAAAAGAAGAAAAAGTAAAAATTTTTAAATCTGAAGTTTTAAATGAACTTCAAAAAATAAATACAGAAATAAAGAAATATGAATCTAAACTTGTTTCAGACGAAGACAAATTATCAAAAACAATTCTAAATTCACCTGTAAATGGGATTATAAAACAAATTAATGTTAATACTGTTGGTGGTGTAATTAAATCAGGTATGGATTTAATTGAAATTGTTCCTTCTAGTGAAATTTTACTTGTTGAAGCAAAAATTGATCCTAAAGATATTGCATTTATTAATCCTAAACAAGAAGCTATTGTAAAGATTACGGCATATGATTTCTCTATATATGGTGGATTAGAAGGTAAAATTGTTGAAATTTCTGCAGATAGTATTAAAGATAAAGAATCAAAAGATGATAAAAGTTATTATAAAGTAGTTGTAAAAACTACGAAAAACTATTTAGAAAAAAATGGAGAAAAATTACCAATTATACCAGGTATGATTGCTTCAGTAGATATTAAAACAGGAAAGAAAACTATCTTAGATTTTATATTAAAACCTATTTTGAAAACAAAAGAAAATGCATTACATGAGAGATAAGGCTTAAAATGTTAAATATAGATAATGAACTACTTGAAAATATAAATTCAAACGCACTTTTTCCTATAGATAATGATACTTTTGAAATAACAAATTTAATTAAAGCGTATGAGTTAGAAGTTGATAGTTCGATTATTAATACTATTGATATTCAATATGAAACTGTTTTAAACTTTATAATTGGTTTATATTTAGAAAATCAAGTATTACCTTCTGATTTAAGAGAACTTGTAAAGAATAGTTATAACTATAAAATATTTTTATTAGAAAATATAAAAAATAGAATGAAAAATATTATTAAGGAAAATTCAGTTCATCTTTTTAAAGAAATATTTATTATTTTAAATCTTTTGTCAAATGGAAATAAGTATAGTTTACTGACAGATGAAAATATGTTTTCAATTGAAGAGTTACATTTATTTTTAAATGATTATGAAGATATAGTTTGTGAACAATTTATTAAAAATGATAAACAAAATTTCGATTTATCTTTTAAATATTATCTTGCATTGCTTGAAGTTTTAAATGAAATCTGTGTTATTAATTCATTAGATATACAAAGAAGAAAAAATATTAATGGAATTCTTGAACTGATTACAAATACTATATCAAATACAAAAAATAAAATTCAACTAGAAGAAAATGATATAAAATCTTTGAATAGTATATTAGGAAAATTGCTTTTATACTTTACTAATATGACTTATATATCTATTGATACAAACAATAAAGATATAGTAATCCAAAAATATGCTTTTATGTTAAATAAAATTTATGATGGATTTAAGCTTTTAAATTGTGAAGAGAAGTACTATTTATCTTTCTTAGATAAAATTACAACACTTATTTTAACATTAATATATAAGTTAAAAACGAAACTGCATATAGAAAATATTGACTTTTCTGATTCAAAAGATTTAGAAGACATTTTTATTTTATATAATAAGAGTGTAAATATTTCACAGCATATTAATGTATCTGATATTAATGATTTTAGAGAAAAACTATTAGAGAATTATAAATATTTATATTCTAATACGACAAATGTTAGTTTAGATGAGTATAGTGACCCTATAGAGTTTTTTATTAGTTTAGATGAAATTTCAAATATTGATATGTTAATTATTCATAATATTGTTTTGTATAGTGATGATATTGAAAAAAGAAAATTAGATTCACTTGTAAAATCATTATTAGAAAAGAATAAGTTTGATAACGATTATTATGAGTTTTATAAATTAAGAATAATAGATAGAATAATACAAAAGTATATATCTTTAAAGATTAGTACTTCTGAAAATAGTTATATAGAAGAAATCATAAAATATATTGAAAAAAATAATCTTGTCTCACATTTAATGAGTATGTATGCAAAAATATACCTAAGTTTATCTCTTTATTTTTCATATGAAAAAGAAGAAAACTCTCAAACAAAATCAAAAGACTTCTATTTTATTTATCAGAGATTGGACAATAATAACTTTTTAGACAAAGAGTTTTATACAATAAACAAGCAAATAATTTATAATTATGCAAGCACTTATTTTAAACAGTTTAATTTTAGGAATCAGATTAGGTTTTCAAATAATGAATATTTACGAGTAGGAAAAGATTTAATTAATAAATCAGTTGAAATAAAAGAATTAAATTTAAAAAATGCATCATTATTATATATAGAAGGTTTGATAAAAGATATCTTAGATATTAGTGAACCAAATGATATATGGCTAAATGAAAAAATTGAAATACTTATTTCTGAGAATATATTTTTTGGTTCTGCAAAAGTAAAAATAGAACTAAATGATGAAAAATTTAATATCTTAGAAATTGGATTTGATAGATATAAGATAAATATTCAAGATGACTATTATTTGGTTTTATATTATTCTAGTTATTATAAAATAGCTTTTGAAAAGATTTTAAATAAAAATAAAAAATTTATTGAATTAAATGTAAAAAACATTTTTAAATCTTATATTAATAGTATACCTTCTTATACTGATGTAATAACAAAATTACCCAATATTAATAAATTAAAAAGTGATTTAAAAAAGATTTCTGATAAAAAAATTACATTTTTTGAAATTTATTTAGATTCTCTAGTTGAATTTTCAGAATCATATAATATTAAAGCTTCAAATGAATTCTTTAAGGCAATTACTTCTGAAGTAAATGAAAAATTTGATACATACAGATTATTTGGACCTAAAATAGGTATGATTTTAGATGAAAATAAAGACTATCAAGAAATAGTAG
The sequence above is drawn from the Arcobacter sp. LA11 genome and encodes:
- a CDS encoding HlyD family type I secretion periplasmic adaptor subunit, yielding MRNEEDISFVNTLYAQENAKINGKALLLFFLIFIFFSFAIYWAYISLIDELARGEGKVIPSEKIQTIQSLDGGIISDILVSEGQIVKINQPLMKIDTTRFQASLEENKKTYYHLLITKIRLEAESQIDISKTIPELKFSKEILLEAKVFANDDQNLFRKRIEELKSTVRILDGQYKQKKQELIETKSKSYQLSRSLKILAEERDTIAKLVARRSRSNVDLLKLKKEYSQLDGELRSTRLSIPRLQFAIQEARNRKEEKVKIFKSEVLNELQKINTEIKKYESKLVSDEDKLSKTILNSPVNGIIKQINVNTVGGVIKSGMDLIEIVPSSEILLVEAKIDPKDIAFINPKQEAIVKITAYDFSIYGGLEGKIVEISADSIKDKESKDDKSYYKVVVKTTKNYLEKNGEKLPIIPGMIASVDIKTGKKTILDFILKPILKTKENALHER